From Pagrus major chromosome 6, Pma_NU_1.0, one genomic window encodes:
- the snrpe gene encoding small nuclear ribonucleoprotein E codes for MAYRGQGQKVQKVMVQPINLIFRYLQNRSRIQVWLYEQVNMRIEGCIIGFDEYMNLVLDDAEEVHMKTKNRKPLGRIMLKGDNITLLQSVSN; via the exons ATGGCGTACAGAGGACAAGGACAGAAGGTCCAGAAGGTTATGGTGCAGCCCATT AACCTAATTTTCAGGTATCTACAGAAT CGCTCACGGATCCAGGTCTGGTTGTATGAACAGGTGAACATGCGGATAGAGGGCTGCATCATT GGTTTTGATGAGTACATGAACCTGGTTCTAGATGATGCTGAGGAGGTCCACATGAAGACCAAGAACAGAAAGCCGCTGG GGAGGATCATGTTGAAAGGAGACAACATTACCTTGCTGCAGAGTGTGTCCAACTAG